Within Gammaproteobacteria bacterium, the genomic segment CGTTCGACTGACGCACACTACCGGTTCAAAACCGAAACCTACAGCACCGGATTGGCTGCGTTATTCGTCAAGGACCGTATCGTGGAAAGCAGCGAGTGGGACTATCACGGCGGGGTGATGCGCCCGCTGCATTACAGCTACCGTAAAAGCGGTGGCAAACGTGAACTACAACTCGATCAACATTTCGACTGGGAACGGAAAGTGGTCAACAGGACCGGTGGCACACAGGCCTCAAGCACGCTGCCTGTTGCCGCAGGCACCCTCGACAAGCTTGCCTACCAGGTCGCACTGATGGATGATCTGAAGCAGGGCAAGACCGAGCTTGCCTACACCCTGCTCGACGATGACGAAACCAAAACCTACCATTTTCAGGTGGTGGGCGAGGAAACTTTGAGCACACCGCTCGGCACACTCGAAACATTACGCATCGAACGCGTCATGAATGCCGGCAGCAAGCGCCGCACCACCTTCTGGTGCGCGCCCAGCTTGAACTATCTGCTGGTGCGGCTCGACCAGCGCGAAAGCAACAACGATGAGTTCAGTGCCCTGATCCAGTCCGTAAAGGGCCTGCCGCCTGCGTCTGCCTCACCTTAGCACAGGCATACCTCGGACGAGGGCCTGTCAGCCAAATGGATGGCGCAATACAATAGTGTGGGCACGATCTGGGCCGGTGGAAATGATATCGATCGGGGTCTCGCTGACTTCCTCAATACGCTTGAGATAGGCACGCGCATTCGCAGGTAATTTCTTGTAATCCGTGATTCCGACGGTGGACTCAGACCAGCCCGGAATCTCGTCATATACCGGCTGACAATCCGCCACGGCCTCCGCACCCACGGGCGGTGTCAGGCGTTCAACACCACCGCTGCGGTAGCCGACACACAACTTCAGGCTGTCGAGACCATCGAGTACATCAAGCTTGGTGATACACAAGCCCGAGACACTGTTAATCATATTGGCGCGCCGCAAGGCGACGGCATCAAACCAGCCACAGCGGCGTGCCCGCCCGGTGGTGGAACCAAACTCATTGCCGCGACTGGAGAGATGCTCGCCCATTGCGTCAAACAGTTCGGTAGGGAACGGGCCTGAACCCACACGCGTCGTGTAGGCCTTGGTAATCCCCATGACGTAGTCGAAACTCCGCGGCCCGGCGCCGCTGCCTGTCGCCGCGCCACCGGCGGTAGTATTGGATGAGGTGACGTATGGATAGGTACCGTGATCCACGTCGAGCAAGGCGCCCTGCGCACCCTCAAACAATATTCCTTCACCACGTTTGGCGTACTGATACAGCAATTCCGGCACATCATCTATCATCGGCTGCAAGACTTCCTGCCACGCCAGCGCTTCGTCCAGCACCTGCTGGAAATCCACCTTCGCCACTTTATAGTAATTTTGCAGGACAAAATTATGGTAATCGA encodes:
- a CDS encoding DUF3108 domain-containing protein, with amino-acid sequence MRNLIALLLLCVAWPITATPPPASFSASYTVHKGSILLGEMHRSLSRSTDAHYRFKTETYSTGLAALFVKDRIVESSEWDYHGGVMRPLHYSYRKSGGKRELQLDQHFDWERKVVNRTGGTQASSTLPVAAGTLDKLAYQVALMDDLKQGKTELAYTLLDDDETKTYHFQVVGEETLSTPLGTLETLRIERVMNAGSKRRTTFWCAPSLNYLLVRLDQRESNNDEFSALIQSVKGLPPASASP
- a CDS encoding adenylosuccinate synthase, with amino-acid sequence MSKNVVVIGTQWGDEGKGKIVDLLTDRARAVVRFQGGHNAGHTLVIDGAKTVLHLIPSGILREGVRCLIGNGVVLSPSALLSEIKMLEGIGVPARQRLKISEACPLILPYHVALDQARELARGASAIGTTGRGIGPAYEDKIARRALRLGDLFHRERFAAKLGEVLDYHNFVLQNYYKVAKVDFQQVLDEALAWQEVLQPMIDDVPELLYQYAKRGEGILFEGAQGALLDVDHGTYPYVTSSNTTAGGAATGSGAGPRSFDYVMGITKAYTTRVGSGPFPTELFDAMGEHLSSRGNEFGSTTGRARRCGWFDAVALRRANMINSVSGLCITKLDVLDGLDSLKLCVGYRSGGVERLTPPVGAEAVADCQPVYDEIPGWSESTVGITDYKKLPANARAYLKRIEEVSETPIDIISTGPDRAHTIVLRHPFG